In Granulicella mallensis MP5ACTX8, the sequence CCAGGTCAGTGCGCGTGTTGCCGGCCAGGTGGTACACGTCGACGTCACGGATAACCAGTTGGTGAAGGCCGGCGACCCGATTGCCGAGGTAGATCCCAAGGACTTTGAGGTTGCCCTGGCCCAGGCCAATGCAAACCTTGCCAGTGCCCAGGCGGACCTCGAGCAGGCGAGAGTAAACCTGCCCATCACCCACGTGAATGTGCGTACCAGCGTTTCGACCTCCGGGTCGGATGTTCTGGGAAGCCAGGCATCCCTGTCACAGGCCCAGGCCAATGTGGCGGCAGCCCAGTCTCGTGTGGACCAGGCGCAGGCCAATGCGGTGAAGGCCCAGCTGGATGTGGACCGTTACACGCCGCTGGTGGCCAAGGACGTGATCTCCAAGCAGCAGTTCGACGCTGCGGTGCAGCAGGCTGCGGCGACGAAGGCCGCGCTGGCTGAGGCGGAGCGTTCGGTCAAGGCCCAGCAGGACCAGGTAAGCTTCGCGCAGCAGCATGTGGCGCAGTCGCAGGCGCAGGCCCAACAAAGCGCTCAGAACGCTCCCGGCCAGGTGAAGGCACAGCAGGCACGCATCCAGGCGGCGATCGCCGAGGTGGCGCAGGCCCAGGCCAAGGTCGACCAGGCTCAGCTGAATCTTGGGTACACGAAGATTGTTGCCCCGATTTCGGGTATCGTCAGCAAGAAAAATGTGGATGTGGGCGAGAACCTCAGCGTTGGGCAGGATCTGTTGACGGTAGTTCCGCTGGACAACCTGTGGGTCACGGCAAACTTCAAGGAGACCCAGCTCAAGCAGATGAAGGTTGGGCAAGAGGTCGATCTGAAGGTGGATGCGCTCGGCGGACGGAAGTTCAAGGGCGAATTGCAGCAGATTGGCGGAGCCACGGGCTCGCGGCTCAGCCTGTTTCCGCCGGAGAACGCGACGGGCAACTATGTGAAGGTTGTGCAGCGTATCCCGGTTCGTATCAACTTTACGAACCTGGAAGCCGAAAATAAGGATCACGCGCTACGGCCTGGCATGTCGGTCACACCGGATGTAACGGTAAAACAATAATCGACTGCTGGTTGCTAACGGACGAAACGTTGAGCCGTCCAAAAAACAAGACGAGAAGAGACAATGGCCCGGAGCAATCCGGGCCTTTTTTTCTTTATGCGACTCGCAAGGTTTGCGAACATCTACTTAGCATCAGAACAAGTAAGTTTATATTGCTTGGAAGGGAACACTTATGACTTGGATGATGGGCTTGCTGCTGCGTCACACGTACTCGGTGATCTTTGGCTGGGTATTTGTGGAGCAGGCCGGCCTGCCGATTCCCAGTATTCCTCTGATGCTGGCTGCGGGAACCATGAGCGCTGCCCATAAGGTGCATGTCGCCTATGCACTGCCGGTGGTGATGCTGGCGTGCCTGATTGCCGATTCCATGTGGTACTTCCTGGGCAAGCGCTACGGCACCAAGGTGCTGGATCTGCTGTGCCGGTTTTCGCTGGAGGCTGCAACCTGCGTGAGCAGGACGCAGGGGTCGGTGACCAAGCGCGGCGCCTTCACGCTGCTGTTTGCGAAGTTCGTCCCCGGCCTGAGCACGATGGCCGCTCCGATTGTGGGACAGGCAAAGATTCCCTATCCGACCTTTGTTATCTACGACATGGCCGGTACGCTGATCTGGGCGAGCGTGTGGCTGTTTGCCGGACGCTTCTTCGGCGATCTGGCCAAGCGCAGCAGCGATTTCTTCGCCGCGCTGGGACACTTTGCCGGCCTGCTGGTGGTATTGATGGTGATTGGCGTCGTAGTTTACCGGTTGGTAAAACGGCGTCAATTTGTCACAGAGCTGCGCGGACTTCGGCTGGAGCCGACCCAGTTGCTGGCTATGATCGACGATGCCAAGCGGGAGGGTAAGGAGCTTCCGTTCATCGTAGACCTGCGGCATCCGCTCGACCTGCTGCCCGATCCCCGCGTGCTGCCCGGTGCCCTGCGGATTGGGCCCGATCAGTTGAAGGAACGCAGCATGATGATCCCGCGCGATCGCGATATCGTGCTTTATTGCACGTGTCCGAGCGAGGAGACCAGCGCCAAGGTGGCGATGGAGCTACGTCGCATGGGTGTGCGGCGGGTGAGGCCGCTGCGTGGTGGCCTGCAGGGATGGAAGGATGCTGGCTTTCCGTTAGAGATTATCGAGCTGGTCTAAATAGAGCAGTTATCAGGTGTCAGTTCTCCATTTTCAGTGTCTTTCCTGACAACGGAGAACTGACAACCTACTTTAAAGGCCGTTTTAGCCACTGATTTTAAAAGAGATGCTGAACGTGGTTTCGACCTCGGTGGGTTGGTTGTTCAGCAGATACGGGCGGTAATGGGCTGCGCGGACGGCTTCAAGAGCCGCAGCCTGAAGCATGGCCGGGCCGCTGACGACGTGAGCGCTTTCGATGTGGCCGGTCCTGGAGATGACCGCCTGTATGATGACCGTGCCTTCGGTATGGGAGAGCTTCGCGATCTGCGGGTAGTCAGGGCGGATGGGCGCGAGCAGCATGCCGCTTGAGACTCCCGAGGAGATATGCGTGGGGCCGCCACCTCCCGTTTTTGGAGTCGCTACGACGACATGTGGAGAGGAACTGCCGCCGGGGTCCAGGCTGAAAGGCTGACTGGGGGCGCCCATGCCAAGGCCCAGTGGGTTGGCAGTCGGAGCGTTGCTGGGGGAGGTGCTTTCTATGAAGGTGCGAGTGACCCCTGAAGGCGCATTTGTGGCGGGTGCCGTGGGTGCCGACATGGGGGAACTGGATGCGCTTTCCATGCGAACCCGGGGACGAGGCGGAGGCGGCGGGGGTTGAGGTGGGCGCGGCGGCGGCGCGATGAGCGTCATCATGGGCGCGCGCAGCTTGATGGCCTCCGGGTGGAGCAGCGGCACTGCGATGATGGTGGCGGCGATGGCTGCCTGAATGGCAACCGAGATCACGGTGGGCCAGCGATTGCGGGCTTTTAAACGTGTGGTGGATTCGACGAGAGATCCTTCAAACATGGCGGCACCCCGATGTGAGATCGATGGCGCATCCAGGCGAGGAATGCGATTACTGGCTTAGACACCGCTGTGAAGCTTGATGTTCCCCTTGCATCTGAAGAGGAAGCGATTTGAGTTCGCCGTGACGGGGCAGGGTGTTCGCGAGATGATAGGACAGATGGCTATTACGCAGACGGTTTCGCAAACAGTTTCGCAAACAGAGAGAACGGTTTCGAAGCCGGGACGGGTGCTGTCGGTAGACGTGCTTCGCGGCATCACGATTGCGCTGATGATCCTGGTCAACGATCCGGGCGATTGGGACCATATCTTCGGGCAGCTGGACCATGCTGCCTGGAACGGCTGGACGCTGACCGACATGGTCTTTCCGGCGTTTCTGTTCCTGATGGGTGCGTCGATCATCTTCTCGCTGCAAGCGCGTATTGCACGGGGGAACTGCAAGGGCACGCTTGCCGGGCATATCTTTGCGCGCGCGGGAAAGATTCTTGCGCTGTACTGGGTGCTGGCCTTCTTTCCGCGAATGCACTGGACCATCCGCTGGTTTGGCGTACTGCCGCGTATCGCGCTGTGCTACCTGCTGGCGAGCCTGGTGCTTCTGGCGACGCGACGGGTGCGTGTGCTGATTGCGATCGTTGCGTTCCTCCTGGTGGGCTACTGGGTGCTGCTGCGGTGGGTCCCTGTGCCGGGACTGGGGACGCCGATGCGGGACATTCCGTTTATGGACCAGAACGCAAACCTGGCCTCGTGGATAGACCGCGGGGTGAGCTCCTGGTCGCTGCGGTGGCTGCATACAGGCACGCTGTATCGCAAGA encodes:
- a CDS encoding HlyD family secretion protein → MADQNEQKNNQGAENAPEAEPAPKKSKRGIVLVVVLILAIAAGFYFWRSTFTEDTDDAQVDGDLYQVSARVAGQVVHVDVTDNQLVKAGDPIAEVDPKDFEVALAQANANLASAQADLEQARVNLPITHVNVRTSVSTSGSDVLGSQASLSQAQANVAAAQSRVDQAQANAVKAQLDVDRYTPLVAKDVISKQQFDAAVQQAAATKAALAEAERSVKAQQDQVSFAQQHVAQSQAQAQQSAQNAPGQVKAQQARIQAAIAEVAQAQAKVDQAQLNLGYTKIVAPISGIVSKKNVDVGENLSVGQDLLTVVPLDNLWVTANFKETQLKQMKVGQEVDLKVDALGGRKFKGELQQIGGATGSRLSLFPPENATGNYVKVVQRIPVRINFTNLEAENKDHALRPGMSVTPDVTVKQ
- a CDS encoding VTT domain-containing protein is translated as MTWMMGLLLRHTYSVIFGWVFVEQAGLPIPSIPLMLAAGTMSAAHKVHVAYALPVVMLACLIADSMWYFLGKRYGTKVLDLLCRFSLEAATCVSRTQGSVTKRGAFTLLFAKFVPGLSTMAAPIVGQAKIPYPTFVIYDMAGTLIWASVWLFAGRFFGDLAKRSSDFFAALGHFAGLLVVLMVIGVVVYRLVKRRQFVTELRGLRLEPTQLLAMIDDAKREGKELPFIVDLRHPLDLLPDPRVLPGALRIGPDQLKERSMMIPRDRDIVLYCTCPSEETSAKVAMELRRMGVRRVRPLRGGLQGWKDAGFPLEIIELV
- a CDS encoding energy transducer TonB, which encodes MFEGSLVESTTRLKARNRWPTVISVAIQAAIAATIIAVPLLHPEAIKLRAPMMTLIAPPPRPPQPPPPPPRPRVRMESASSSPMSAPTAPATNAPSGVTRTFIESTSPSNAPTANPLGLGMGAPSQPFSLDPGGSSSPHVVVATPKTGGGGPTHISSGVSSGMLLAPIRPDYPQIAKLSHTEGTVIIQAVISRTGHIESAHVVSGPAMLQAAALEAVRAAHYRPYLLNNQPTEVETTFSISFKISG
- a CDS encoding acyltransferase family protein, which translates into the protein MAITQTVSQTVSQTERTVSKPGRVLSVDVLRGITIALMILVNDPGDWDHIFGQLDHAAWNGWTLTDMVFPAFLFLMGASIIFSLQARIARGNCKGTLAGHIFARAGKILALYWVLAFFPRMHWTIRWFGVLPRIALCYLLASLVLLATRRVRVLIAIVAFLLVGYWVLLRWVPVPGLGTPMRDIPFMDQNANLASWIDRGVSSWSLRWLHTGTLYRKTRDPEGLLSTLPAVATTLLGALAGMWMINGQRVVNGMRRMRIGLAAMGVAGVAAGVLWSRWFPINKNLWTSSFVLLMAGWTALALAGCSWLIDDRPQPWPRWLRISSWPWLVFGSNAIAAFTVSVILVKVLLFFKIADSDGDKNNLWGVIYESVFARNGSTNWTSLAFAVSFVVICFLPNWWLWRKKIFLKL